ATTACCCGTAAGGAAGCCGCGAAATTTATTGAGCAGTATTTCGAGGTGTTCCAGGGCGTACGCAAGTATATGGACGATATTGTTATGCAAGCCCGTCGCGATGGATTTGTGACAACCTTGCTGGAACGCCGCCGTTACCTGCCGGATATTAAAGCCTCCAACTTCAATCTGCGCTCCTTCGCAGAGCGTACGGCGATGAATACGCCAATCCAGGGCACGGCAGCCGATATTATTAAGCTGGCGATGGTGCGCATGAATGAGACGCTCCGCGAGCGCGGGCTGAAGAGCCGTATGCTGCTGCAGGTACATGACGAATTGGTATTCGAAGTTCCGGAAGAGGAGCTTGAGCTCATGAAGGAGCTTGTGCCAAGCACCATGGCCGGGGCGCTGACTCTCGATGTTCCTCTGAAGGCGGATGTCAACTACGGGGTTAACTGGTACGAGGCGAAGTAAGGAGATGGCGAAAGTTTCGCCTAAGCAACGGGATTGTCAACTAATCCCGTCCCGCAGCCCATCCGAATCAGGTATAATGGGTTTGAGGTGAATAATAATGCCCGAATTGCCAGAGGTAGAAACGGTAAGAAGAACATTAATTGAATTAGTCGCAGGCAAGCGAATTGCTTCGGTAGAAGTGAAGCTGCCGCGTATCATACAACGCCCGGCTGAACCGGAGGCGTTCGAAATGGCGCTTGCCGGACGGACGATCCAAACGGTTGAGCGCCGCGGAAAGTTTTTGAGAGTAGTCATGGACGGTCTTGTGCTGGTCTCCCATCTTCGGATGGAAGGACGCTACGGCGTATTTCCAAGCGACGAGCCTGTCGAGCTTCATACGCATGTCCTGTTCCACTTCGATGACGGAACGGATCTGAGATATAAGGATGTACGTCAATTCGGCACCATGCATCTGTTCGAGCCGGGGACGGAATTCGAGATGAAGCCGCTAAGCAAGCTTGGCCTCGAGCCGCTGGAGAATGAGGCTTTTACAGCGGATGCCTTGAAAGGATTGCTTGGGAAAAAAACAGGTTTAATCAAGCCGCTTCTGTTAAATCAGGAATATGTCGTGGGGCTTGGCAATATTTATGTGGATGAGGCTTTATTCTTAGCGGGCATTCATCCGGAGCGGACAGCGGATTCCTTGAAGAAAGCGGAATGGATCCGTCTGCATGAGGCCATTGTATCGACGCTTGCGAAGGCTGTAGCGGCAGGAGGCTCTTCCATTAAATCCTACGTAAACGGACAAGGCGAAATGGGGATGTTCCAGCACCAGCTGCTGGTGTACGGGAGGAAAGACGAGCCTTGCGCAAGCTGCGGCAGATTAATCGAGAAATCGGTTGTAG
This region of Paenibacillus sp. JDR-2 genomic DNA includes:
- the mutM gene encoding DNA-formamidopyrimidine glycosylase is translated as MPELPEVETVRRTLIELVAGKRIASVEVKLPRIIQRPAEPEAFEMALAGRTIQTVERRGKFLRVVMDGLVLVSHLRMEGRYGVFPSDEPVELHTHVLFHFDDGTDLRYKDVRQFGTMHLFEPGTEFEMKPLSKLGLEPLENEAFTADALKGLLGKKTGLIKPLLLNQEYVVGLGNIYVDEALFLAGIHPERTADSLKKAEWIRLHEAIVSTLAKAVAAGGSSIKSYVNGQGEMGMFQHQLLVYGRKDEPCASCGRLIEKSVVGGRGTHTCASCQPLPKARKKAVPQV